The following DNA comes from Ricinus communis isolate WT05 ecotype wild-type chromosome 10, ASM1957865v1, whole genome shotgun sequence.
TAACAATAGGTTCTAGTAGACgaatagtgcacttaggaattaGCATGCCTCCATTCAGAATTTGGAGACTCAAATaggccagatttctaagatgttggcTGAGAGGCAGTGATAGGCTActtatgcagctacaatctaaggcaatgaacctatcgatgcaatctagcactaatggcgagtatcaaggtcgtattcctcgggaaagtgaaagcctagagttactcctttgttctctgttatattaacctaaaatgaatgatgaataatttctaaactaactaatagctacaagctaagttctaagggagatgcaggaatgaatggataaatgaaataaccaagacaagaaggcaaacccaaagggaacctaaactagttggcaatcaaacaaaagataaaggattgatgagtctaattatgctacccatggacgagttcttaactgaattcggtttctctctcgagataaccgaatttctaaacctaataacctaaagttggaatctcttcctaacgattgattcttaaattagcattaagccttaatctgcctctattaagctttcttaattcttaacccgactagttaattatccttatctctaagtgattattaaccagttcttgctattcaaaattcaaattgccaaatggacttctcaatcatataaaacaatctaaacaccataattcacaacgtctcatgaataatgcattatcttattaatactgaaagcaagaagaatacaaaactaactcaaacaatccaacaatataatattaagccaacatagtaaagaaatcccaatggatttaatcaatctagctaaacatgttcatgtttaaaacaactaggacatcaattacaatggaagaataatgaaaatgaaacatgtacacccttttctctcgaattggatgaatagctccaaatctggatctacactatGATTAATCTCCCCAATTGCCTCTTGGATTGCTTCACTATTGTTTTGCACTCAGAACCTTGTGATTCCGAGGTTCTtcctctctgcaactctctcccgCACTCAGCACTATGCAAAAATCGAACCAACCGCCAGGGCTCTCTCTAACTTCTTGCTTTTCTAACCATAAAAAATTCagtttccttatatatttgttttagcacggccgtggtcaaggctGTGCTGGttagcacggccggagtccaggccgtgctgaacatTCGGATCTCACAGATTCGGGTTTCCTCATGGTCGTGCCCCTGCCAGTGCTGAGCCACCGTGGGCcatgctggaggccgtggtggctacagaaaccatgcccaaagtgccaatttcaaggatcaaaagctcatggttggtcacggctagagtccaAGTCGTGGTGATCAGCATGGCCTTGACCTAGGttgtgctcaatgtatgcactgtgtgctcttgtccgatcttgatgaattcccatccattttcgcatgtattgatctataattgttcaaatattgatgatggtcctataaattctcttgaaatgcaaaagaacacaaaacacgggtgatcttggagtaaaagcacaataattgctaagaaaatacgcaataatatgcaagcaaatatgtgtaaaactatgcatatcaagTAGCCAGGGACTCTGCCTAGCACTACAGAGTCCAACCCGATGGAGCATGTGAATGCAATCATGTTCCGGTAAGGTAAGTATGTTCTTGGTCCTTCTTCTATTTCTAACAATAATGTTGATGCGCAAGTAGATTCAAGCAGGGAAGTTGAAGATACCAAGGCAAAGAAACTAGAGAAGGAAGAGGTAAAGGAGATTCCACTGAGGGAATATTAACCCAAGATTCCGTACCCTGTTAGATTGAAGCAGGCGCAAGTCGAGCAGCAGTTTGGTAAATTCCTAGATATATTTAAACAACTGCATAtaaacttaccttttgttgaagctattttgGAGATGCCTATGTATgcgaagttcttaaaggagattctTAGCAACAGAAGGAAGTTTGAGGACTTGGCGTGTGTGACACCAAACGAGGAATGTTCGGCAATTTTTCAGAACAAGTTATCAGAAAAGCAACATGatctagggagttttactatttcTTGTGTTATAGGTAACTTATCTGTTAATGATGCTTTAACTAATTTAGGGGCTAGCATTAATATAATGTCATACAGTCTGTTTGCAAAGTTGGGGCTAAGAGAGACcaaacccactaggatgagtaTACAGTTAGCTGATAGATCTGTTAAGTATCCTAGGGGTACTGTAGAGAATGTGCTAGTAAAAgtaaacaaatttatatttcctgttGATTTTATGATCTTGGATATGGACAGTGAGAGTAGTGTACCCTTAATTCTAGGTAGACCTTTTCTTGTAACATCTAGGGCAATgatagatgtttgtgatggaaagtTAAAACTTAGGGTAGGGGATGAGACTGTCACCTTTGACTTGCATAATTCCATAAGCTAGTCTTTAGATCATAATAATGTTGTGTATGTTATTAATGTATTTGACGATGCTATTGAGATACAGTTGCATGACGTATTAGTTGAAGACTCTTATAAGTCACTTTGCCAAGGGGAAATGAGCATGAGCTGTCAAATGAGGAAGTGTTTGAGCAGCTTGAGTTTTTGTTAGTAGACGAGCCAAGCAACAATACTGATGAGTTTGCTGTGATTGACATGATAGGTGTGCAGAAGTTGAGGCTCTCACTTGAGGAACCAtcggttcttgatttgaaagAGCTTTCACGGTGTCTTGACTATGCGCATATGGATGAGGATAACGGGCTGCCTGTCATTTCAATAGCAGACTTGACACTCGAGGTGAGGGAAATGACATTGCCCTCTCTAAGGAAGTACCAAAAAGCAGTTGCTTGGAGGATTACTGACATTCTAAGGATTGATAAATTAGTAGTTCGATCACAGCACATGTAAACCCGCACATGCAGGGAGTTGTCACCgagtccagctaaatgactcgagaaaacaaaaaaaagaagcgcttttaggaggcaccccaacttttattttatgttttttttatacCTAGATCTTTAGTTTTGGAACATTTTcatagttttagttttcatattttattaaatctttgttttcaatttctgttatttctgtatttttcaatttcagcTCCTGCCGAGGACCTACCGAATTTCCACTCCACCAGCCTCGGCGGATGATTAGGGCAGTCCCCCtagatcttctttttattttttttaattttttacattgatttaatttatttttcatacatgtcatgtacctagatattattgattttgctTTCTGTATTTGTACATCCCATGCGGGGTACCTACTTTGTTTTACACTGAGAatagtgtgttcttcaagtatGGGGTGGGTATGGGTAAACCTATGTTCTCTTCTATTTCCTATGACTTTTGGATGTGTTTGAAATTGCTATTACTAGTGTTGTatattgttaggatgttaggacctatGTTCTTCATGTCGCTTAAGCTTAGTTTATCCTTTTGTAATTAATGGTTTAATTCACATACTTGTAATTGATTATCCCTCTCGATTTTTATTCttggaaagcaatttcacttTGTTCAATATGTCACTTTGGCCGGATTAAACTGGTAATGCTTGAGTTCTTTGCAAACTTCTAGCCTttatctttgaactttgattatatcaatttcttataccatttatgtgatgatttaattgataagtttgagaaccaattgcaaattttagccacttcaaacatgagtttttgaaccaaaatttgagcatccattgcaattatgctcatgatttttcttgtttaagtGTGTGCTGtactaaattttgtttatagaacttgctctataatgcttgttgaggttacatgaatttttgtttGAGTGTGTGCTgaacttaattttgtttctagaacttgcacTGTAATGCCTattgaggttacatgaatttttgaataccattaaatgatttgggcaacttaggattcaccacatttagCCAAAAGCTTACCCTTTATTTCCATTAAtcagccagttttgagccttaacattttcttcatgatttacaCTTATACACTACATTTATACCATTCTCTACATTTGTCTCTTCTTTCACCCTATCCCGCTGGATAATTATGTGAtatgccttttcttttatggaattatagtgcctaattttattataaattcacttagtcttttttaatcattctttgatgctcccttcaatccgaATTGTATAATCATTCTCTTTGTTTGTTTCATTAACCATGCAGCCCCTGTGTAAGCTGTTGTggcatttgaaaaaaaaaaattaattaagtgtttattatgtttctttcttagtcatttctcttttggatttaattctttgagcatcatttacttcaaataaggccCAGTGAGTACTTTTGTTGATTTGGCATTCAGTTCCTTGAgcattcattctaaataattacatgattttccattatactttacacttctatccaaatgttcttacctttaccttagccacaTTACAACCTTTGTAAAgatcctttgattttggtattcatttttTCACAGTAGCGAAAGATGgaatttatgagcaagcttatggtaaacaggttttgtgcagctgcattgagggaatctttttattttacctataaacactttgagtgatttgagagatccctgtgaggcaatggttcctAGTCTTTAATGTTGAGttgttatataagttgtaCTTTGAGACGGTATTATCACAGTTCTTCTTTGAAGGTGTATGATTTGTTTAgctacttgagtttcattcttgatatgttgaataaggttaagttgtgaaccttagcatggattttgaggGGTGATTATCGCTTGTAtgtgtattgagttattgattgcttgaagAAAAGCAAAGCTTAAGTATGGAGTAATTTGATATGTATTGTTTTACATATGTTTCTATGCCTATTTACTTGCGTTTTTGTGcatatttatcttattttatgccagaatcacttgtgttttggttcttttcatgtttcaggtgatcatTGATGAACATTATCAGTGTTTGAGGGTGATACGTGCGAAAACGAACtggaatttatcaaaattgacAAAGGCTCGCATTTCAAGgtgagcacggcctaggtcaAAGCAGTGCTAATCAGCAAGGCCTGGACTCTGTCCGTGCTGAACCATTGGCCTTTGATCTTCAAATTTGGATTTTTGGCAAGGCTTTTtaggccaccacggcctccagcatggcccgtggtggctcaacACCGGCGAGGGCACGGTTAGGGAGCGGGGGGTTAATTCTGGACTCGGAGGCtcagcacgggcttgaccatggccgtgctgaattaattatatagacTTTTTCGCTTTTGAGGAGTTTCGCATTCCTGAACTGGGAACTCATGTACGCATGCGAGCCATCTCTTTCCAGACTTCGACGCTTGACTTTAGGAGAACATTTCATGCATTGAAGGACAGATTTCAATGGTTCAAGCGTCACATTGAAGATTAAGAGTGGATTTTGAGGCATTCAAGAGTAATTCGAGGTTCATTATTCAGACTTGGAGATTAAAGACTGTTCATCTGATTTGAAGAAGAGGAGTGTACATGTTTccaattttctcttttgtatctgttctttattttgtgttattcATTAGCATTAGTAGCTAGAGTTGCTGAACCCATTGGGATTCCTTTGTTTGTTGAATTGTACTTcatgtttatgagattttgattatcaattcttgtattcttcttgctttcactATTAGTAAGATATCgtattattcatgagacgttgtgaattgtgttctttagattgctttctgtaattgagaaatttattatgtaattggaattttgaatagcaagaactggttaataatcacttagagataagggtaattaactagccggtttaagaattaacaactcttaatagtagtggattaatcttaaggctaacctaaaatcaaccattaggaagagattccgtcgtttaggttcttaggctTAGGAATTCGGTGTTCCCGAGAGGGAActtgaattcaatttagaatctgCTCATGGGTAATcataattggtaatcaatctaATATCTACTTTTgttaaaatccaactagcttaggtcccgcttaggtttgctttctttccttGATTGTTTCATGAAACCTTTGCAGATTGCTTGGCATTTAGTTAATCATTTAGCTTGCACCTAGTCATAGATTAGTAACTTCTTTACTATTAgtttaaggttagataacataagaggCTGGAGTAGTTCTAGgctcaccctttcccgagaatacaactttgatacttgccattagtgctagtctgcatcgataggttcactgtcTTGATTGTAGCTGCATTATTAGATCATCAATGTGCTTCGGTTCGTACTTCTCCCACAACCAAatttgcaaaaagaaaaaaaggaagaaaaaggaagctaagttgaaaacccgaaaaggtggcttaggcaaaaataagatatgctaagttgaaaacctgaaaaaggcagcttaggcaaaaattaaggcaaaagagaaaaggtaaaaaaaaaagagatttagCTATGTAACTGTAAAAGAACGAGGCTGCCACCAAACCATTGATGAGTTTTGTACATATCTAACCCAATGACGATTTCAGGCAAGATTACTAGAATTGGATCTACTCCATTCTCCACCTGGTGAATAATGCCAGCAATTCTGATATCTCCCTTTCCTTAAGGAGAAATCAACAGAAATTAGGCATAAAGGCAAAAGATCAACATCTGGATCTAAGAAGGCATgcccttctctttcttttcacaGCAAAAGATCAATGAACTAAGGGTAATATACTCCTAACAGCATGGGAAAGTACCTCAGCTAGAGGCATGTCGAATAACTCCACTAGTTTGCTAGGAAAAGGCTCATTGAGTTTTAGTAGGGCAACAGGATGTGTAGAATCCATAGGAACGCCAAGAATAGTATAAAATTCTTCAATCATGGGGCATAACACTTATCCATTGAATCTAAAGACATGGACCCTTGCACACCAAAAATTGACAACGGAATGGAGAAATCCATAATCAAGTTTAGTGTGTTGCATGGCCTTGAAAGATGAAAGATGGAATTTCCCAAGTTTAATCTAATCATCACTAGTTAGGGTTTTGAGAAGGGTTTGTCAGCTTTTAGCGCTTTTTTGAGATATATTTTTTGGCTTTTAATGTGTGAAAATTGTATATGAGGAAGTGATGAGGCTTAGGGATATATATAGGCCTCAAATCAATGTTCAATTTGGACTTTACAACTACAGAGCTGATCAACACTATGTACAACCGATCGGCTGTAGGCAGAGTTGAATAAGCTAAGCATATAGTCAATTAGCTATATGGCCTTTCGATGTGATTTTTGGCGAATTTCGACAGTTTTTCGATGCTCAATTAGTTTTCATCGCATATAAACTCATGAGGACATAATAACAAAGGAAAATGAGTAAAATAGACATGATTTAGAAAGACAAAATCAtgattttatatctttaaaaagtCAAGAGTTTACAAGAGTTTTAAATTCTACAAGCAAAGAGAAAGTGCAAGCAAGATCAGAAGCCAAGATTCTTTCTCAAACCCACATCTCATCATCCGAGTCAGTGTCCATCCTCTAGGTTTGCAAGGCCGGTAGCTGAAATGTCAACGTGTTAATCCGATATTGTTGAGCTTTGATTTGACGCTACCGATCATCCACTTGCCTTGCAAGCTCTCATGGTCCTTCTgatgaaaacccaaaagaagATTAATTAGTGCATTTCATACATGCACATATACTACATAttgcataaattattttcttacccACTAGTCCTTGCCGAGGATAAAGAATTGCCTCCTTGTAGCACTGACCGGCTGATGTACGTGCTCGAATTAATCCCTTTAAACCTATATGtgcataaatatatcattagcttttcaataaaagaatatctaaaaacacaaaagagaaaagtaaCTTACATGAGTGCAAGTACTCATAGTGAACTCTGAAGGAAGGCATTGCTCCATGGCAAGATGGTGCTCCATCACATCGTATGGGCTTCAATACGAGACCATCAGATCAAGAGGGAATGAAACACTCCCTGTAACCACATCAAATGTTAGTTTGGGAGGTGCCTCAGATGCAGCACCACCATAAGAGCCTGTGAAGTGGGAAGGCCAAGAACGTCGGGCAGACTGCCCCTTAGTAGGCTCACGAGCAGTAGGAGCATGGTGGATGAACTACAAATAAATGATTAGGAAAATGGGACATAAAAGAAGGCGAATTCCAAGTAAATCTAGAAAATACCTGAGCTATGACGTTATCACCTAAAGGCACGGTCCCTAATAACTGAAGGATGAACGAAGTATAGTCCGTCCACCGGGATCAGATGATGAAATCCTCGGGCTCGTCATACCCCTTCAAACACTTGCTAACTTCTCCCCGGTAAGGTTTGTCATCCAAAACATAGAAAGATGAGAGGATAAGAGAACTTGATGCTTGTTGGGGCTTCACTCCCAACCGTAGATCCTCTCTCCTAAATATCACACTCGATAGGCGGGTCCGGTTAGCAGAATCCTCCTTTGCTCGAGGTCAGCCTCAGATAACATGTAGGGCTCCCACTGGTTGCGCTCTTCTAGCCAATCTTGTCGAATCTGCAAGCCAGAAAAGgtaaataatgatataaatgaaGCATGAATATGACTAATGAATCGTATTTACCCTATCCCAGGTCAAGCTGTTGATTCACATGCGGTGCACGTTAACTTGAGCCCACTCCAAGGTGACAGTCCTCATCAAGCCCTATCGACTCAAGCGAGCGAAAGCCCCCGAAGTGTAGATGGGCTGTGAGCCCACCAAAAGGCCAATATCAATGGCCCAAGCCTGTAGAACAATAATGAGCATTCActgtatttataaaataaagtaaggAGAAGAAGTTGGTGCATAACTTACTTAGATCGCATGTCAGAAACTGCAGATCCTCTTGCTGCCTCGAATTATGTGGCCGACGGTTTCGGGcgtgcacccaagtgtctttagcaacCATGGCATTGTaaagcttttcaacctaattaggaACACGCTAAATAGTTATTGAGACTCGtgcggagatgggagtcgccacccgagTAATCAttgggacacttttactaatgagtggcgtttctcaaattccataGGGAAGCTTATGCCATAAAATACAGAGATAGATCCGGAAGctaacttttttatttgtgtatattagtctttaatttattatttaagaaattattccctataaatgcaagcaatttatacataggcataccaaataacacacataatttacctaagtctagcctattttattcaagcccacCCCATATTAGAGTTATTAATATAgtttactagttaattatgtatgtagcccacctagtctagcccaattatatattatattttttttattttcaaccttcagacctaatggactacttattatggtAAGGCCTGTTCATTGTgatcctaattctaattaagcACAAGCCTAACTAAAACATGCCAAGGCCCACTAAGTTTACTTCAATTTTAGGTTTTAGGCCTAGTTAATGTTAATTAGCCTACTAGATTACAATATTCATGTTGGATCTAGTTTTAACCCTAAGTCCATgtggcccattttaattagttagtCACATAAACACATATTTGATAATCATACAgtaagcaaaagaaaaaaaataacagaaaaaaataaacctaattattacaattCGGCCTACAACTAAATTGTGAAGGAAAAAGACCTAAAATCTAATACAGTACATTAGAAATACAtcaaaattaatcaaaagccAAAAATTTGGGATTTAAGAATGCATAATCGGCTCTAAGCACAGAGCCGATTAGCTCAACGCAGAGCCAATGGGCTCTGCATtgagccgatcagctctagGGTTCTAAGTAGGTTTTCCATTTATTAGTCAGTGTATTTTGCATCCCTAGAGCTgaatttcacatgcacaaaGAGTAAAATTAATCagatatgaaagaaaataaaatgaaaaataaaaataaaaataacagaaaTCAATTGAACAATCAAAACCCTAAGAAACTAAAAAGTAcagtaataaaaaagatagCAAATCAATCATGCAATcgtattaaatatatttaactaattaatctcaatagaaatataaatctaatcatTAATCTTATTGCATGTATCTAATTGggttcaaaaccctaattggcaaaattatcaaattcaaaatcctagagttcttattatcatattcaaaatccaattaatATGCAGATTCATAAAAAACCATAATCTAATCGtactaattataaataataacaataaacctaatcatgtttctaaaaataaataataaaaaagaaaataaaaaagaaatcgaTTTTAAGATGATGATGGATACATGATAAGTGCTAAAGGCACTTAATTTTGagctttattttatgttaattttaccttcaattgaatttgattttgtttattCAAGCTTGATTTTCAGTTCTTTTAGGCACTTTGAGGATAATACATGTCAATGACTCAAATGGAATTGAAAAGCATGACAATCGGGCAAAAGAAACGCATATTTATCCAAAGTTCAGTCTAACACGGGAAGCCACATAGCCGTGTGGCCTTCCCGTGTGAGTTGGAAAAAATGGCATATTGCATGAAGGGTCCACATGGCCATGCGCTCCCCATGTGGAAGAAATAGGCGAATTTTAACATTACACAAACTTGATCACATTAGTGTCAGTGCAGTTTTTGTGATCTTTATAGGTTCATAATTGAAAAGTGTCCTTCATCAACTTTGTACATGACTTCCTAAGCTATAATTCTTATGAATAGCTCAGCTCCATATTAGGTTGCTAAGGATGAGAAAACTTGGATCGAATTCAAATATTGTGTAGTCCATTTCTATTTGGGTTAGTCTCAATGTCTAGGCCTTATCTAGAGCTATAAAGGTTTGAATGAGTTAATTCAATCCTAAGATGAACTACTCTTCAAGATCTACAACTTTAATAAAGAATGTAAGCCTAATACAATTTTTACAATGCCCTAAAATATCCCGCAAAGTAAAAGAATGGAAAGACACACATATTCAAGCTACGAAAAGCTAAGGACGTCACACGCCTGTGTGGAACGTAAAAGAACACTATTTAGAGGAACTTTTAGGTTGTTTAAGAGAGTTCAGCgatattttcatttctagagagagaaatactGAAAagcttcatttttctttcatttagggttttgattggttatttctcaaggaagaacattatttacttcattatttcccaagattaaagattgaagattgaagagtTTCATTTCTACTCTTCCATGAAtagtttgagatcttcttttcataatctttatttctttattgtaatATTCAGGACctaattttcttgttatttggattttgatgaaccctaatttgttttgtATAAACTGATTCAAAATTAATGTAACTAATATTTTCTATGAGTTGTTTTGTTCCTCTGATttcttaattatctatttcaattgataagccGATGTATTGATTAGAATTTGTTTTCATAAACTTatagagataattttttatgagttGATCATATCTTAGGGATTAACGATTGATTAGGATACTAAagatagatctacaagatcCTTTGGTTTAAAAGTTTCTTAATCTTATTGCATGACCTAAGTGGTTTGAGAAGAGGTTCCTCTCCCTCCTCTTAGGCATTAGGAGTTTAATCACTTGATAGGCTAAATCGTGttagctataatctaaggcagtgtacctatcgatgcagtctagtactaatggcgagtatcaaggtcgtattcctcaggaaagtgaaagcctagagttactctattctttgttatattaacctaaaatgagtgatgaataatttctaaactaactaatagctacaagctaaattctaagggagatgcaggagtaattgataactaaaataattaaggcaagagagcaaacccaaagggaacctaaactagttggcaatcaaacaaaagataaaggattgttgaatctaattatgctacccgtggacgaattcttaaccgaattcgatttctctctcgagataactaaattcctaaacctaataacctaatgttggaatctcttcctaacgattgattcttaaattagcattaagctttaatccgtcTCTATTAAGCtatgttaattcttaatccggctagttaattatccttatctctaagcgattattaaccagttcttgctattcaaaattccaattaccaaatggacttctcaatcacacaaagcaatctaaccacacaattcacaacgtctcatgaataatgattatcttattaatacttaaagcaagaagaatacaaaactaacccaaacaatccaataatataatatcaagccaacatagtaaagaaatcccaatggatttaatcaatctagctaatcatgttcattctcaaaatacacaagaattcaattacaacaataagcaaaggtagagaaaacccgattacacccttggatgagagtaaatagccccaaatccttttgctcgaattgaatcaattcttgttcctcttgctcaatttgaaaatcaatcaacgaacctcgcccaat
Coding sequences within:
- the LOC125371401 gene encoding uncharacterized protein LOC125371401 translates to MPMYAKFLKEILSNRRKFEDLACVTPNEECSAIFQNKLSEKQHDLGSFTISCVIGNLSVNDALTNLGASINIMSYSLFAKLGLRETKPTRMSIQLADRSVKYPRGTVENVLVKVNKFIFPVDFMILDMDSESSVPLILGRPFLVTSRAMIDVCDGKGNEHELSNEEVFEQLEFLLVDEPSNNTDEFAVIDMIGVQKLRLSLEEPSVLDLKELSRCLDYAHMDEDNGLPVISIADLTLEVIIDEHYQCLRVIRAKTNWNLSKLTKARISRLLGI